Genomic window (Actinomycetes bacterium):
GAGGGCCAACTTGCCCTCGACCTCGGCTCGCCGGCTGCGGAGCTCGGCGAGGAACCGGCGGCCGGCCAGCGTCGATGCGGTCATCGCACCCCCCAAGGTGATACCGCCCAGGGCCACGACGTTGCGGACGCCCAGCGGCAGCGCGCCGGTCGCGAACACGACCGTTCCCGTCACCGTCGCGCCCGTGACCACCGCCACGGCCACCGCGGCCGGGCGCCGCCACCACCCGAGCACCGGCAGGTCGGCCAATCGGGGGGTGACCGTCGCGGTCGCCGCCACCGCCATCACCGCAAGCAGGGGCAGCACCGCCAAAGGAGCGCGGAACACCGCCCCGAGCACCAGCCCGACGGTCAGGAGCTGGACAGCACCACGGCCGGCCGACCACGCGACCGCGCGTGCCTGGTGCACGCCGTCGACCAGTGGCACCACGCTCGCAACGACCGCCAAGACCAGCAACCCCAGGGTCGTCCGCGCAACCTCCATGCCCGGAGCGTATCGCGGCTGCGGAGGGCACGGAGGGAGCCTGGAGAAGCCCGGGCAGCAAGATCGATGAGCTGCGCGCTGCTGTGGGCGCGGTCCGCTTTAGCGTCCAGCAGCGGCGCCGGTGATGGCGCGCTGCTGGCGGCGGTCCTCGGCGGGCAGCTCCTCTAGGACTTGGCGGACGGCGTCGTCGAGAGCGTGCAGGGCGCGGAGAAGGTCCTGCTCGGGGATGGGCAGCGCCTGGCGGACGCGGTTGATGGCGTCGGCGAAGCTGACCCTGGCGGCGCGATGGGCGGCGGTCCCGTCCTCGGTCAGGCAGACCAGGTAGGAGCGGCTGTCGGCCGGGTTGCGGGAGCGGTGGGCGTGGCCACGGGTGGTCATGGTGCGGACGTAGTCCGACACCGTGGTCAGCGGCATCCCCACCATCTGCGCCAGCTCGCTGATGGTCAGCGGACCGGCCTTGAGCACCGCGCTGTACATCGCGTACTCGTCGGGCCGCAGGCCGGCGTCGGCCATGGTCTGGCCGAGCAGGACCCGGACCCGGTGGCCAACGGCGAACAGGTCGAACAGGAACGAGATCCGGCGTTGCTGGCCGAGGTGGCGTGTCACGGCGTCAGTGTGACCGCCCGGCGGTCGCTCCGCCAGGGCCAAAGGGGTTGCCATGTTCCGGATCCGGAGCAAAGATACTCCGAAGTCGGAGCAGATGGCACTCGCGTTCGTGGAGGCCGATGGTGGGACCTGCAGGCAGCGGACCCAGGGCGTGGCGTGGCCGCCGCTTGGCGGGCCTGCTCGTCGCCCTGGCGCTGGCCGGCTGCACGGCTGGCGGCCCGGCGCGGGACCGGGCAGGGCCGTCCGCACCCTCAGCGACCCGGGCGATCGCACCGCCGACGCAGCCGTTGCAGGGCCCAGGCGGCAGCCAGCGGCGCCACGCCGGGGTGCGGATCACCCAGGTCAGCGGCTCTCCTGGCAGCGTGACGGTCTTCGAGCCGGACAAGCCCACGCCCCGCAGCGCGCCGGTGGTGGTCTTCACCCAAGGCGTCGGCCCCGACGAGTACCAGGGCTGGATCGACCACCTGGTGGGGCGGGGCAGCATCGTGGTCTTCCAGGACCAGCCGTTCCAGGGGATGGAGGACACCGAGCGGCGCAAGGGGCCGGTGGCGGGGCTGCGGGCGGCGGTGCGGGCGCTGGCACGGCCGGGGCACGTCACGCCGCAGTGGGACCACCTGGTGCTGGTGGGCCACTCGGTCGGCGGGAACATGGCCGCCCAGCTGGCTGCCGACAGCGGCACGCAGCGGCTGCCGCGCCCGACAGCGGTGTTCGCGCTGCAGCCACGCCTGGAGGACGAAGAGAGCCTGCGGGTGCTGGGTGGCATCGCCCCGTCCAGCCTGGTGCTCGTGCTGGCCTCCGACCGCGACGACCGGGTTGGCCAGGAGGGCCCCAAGGCCCTGTGGGCCGCGCTCGGCCACCTCCCTGCGGCCAGCAAGGACTACGTGCTGGTCCGCAGCGACGAGCACGGCACGCCCGGGCTGGTCGCCGACCACTTCCTGTCGCTCAGCGGCAGCGGCAACCCGCCGGACGCGCTGGACTTCTACGGCCCGTGGAAGCTGCTTGACGGGCTGCAGCGCTGCGCGGTCGCGCGGCGGGACTGCCGCCTGGCGCTCGGCGGGACCACCGAGCAACGCTTCATGGGCAGGTGGAGCGATGGCGTCCCGGTCACGCCGCTGCAGGTCACCGACGCGCCCTGAGCGGACCTAGAGGGCCGGTCAAGTAGCCGAGATGTCCGATCTGCGAGCAAAGCACTCGTACTCATGACCTGCGCGTCTTCTATGTGCAGCAGGGCGCAACCAGCTCGATCCGGCTACTTGACCGGCCTACTAGCCCCTGATGTGGAGCGGCTTGTCACGGCGACGGTTTCGGTCGTGGATGCAATGGTTCGGGCACAGACGGGATGGTTGTCACCGCACGGGGGTCACCTCGGGGCATGACCACCAGCGCCTCGGGGACACCGTCGATGCCCTGGCCAGCGCGCTGTACGGCCACCTGACCCACGAGGAGCGCGACGTGCTGCCGCTGATCGACCAGTCCCTCACCCAGGCCGAGTGGCGGGCGTTCGGCAACGACCAGCG
Coding sequences:
- a CDS encoding MarR family winged helix-turn-helix transcriptional regulator, which gives rise to MATPLALAERPPGGHTDAVTRHLGQQRRISFLFDLFAVGHRVRVLLGQTMADAGLRPDEYAMYSAVLKAGPLTISELAQMVGMPLTTVSDYVRTMTTRGHAHRSRNPADSRSYLVCLTEDGTAAHRAARVSFADAINRVRQALPIPEQDLLRALHALDDAVRQVLEELPAEDRRQQRAITGAAAGR
- a CDS encoding ABC transporter permease, encoding MEVARTTLGLLVLAVVASVVPLVDGVHQARAVAWSAGRGAVQLLTVGLVLGAVFRAPLAVLPLLAVMAVAATATVTPRLADLPVLGWWRRPAAVAVAVVTGATVTGTVVFATGALPLGVRNVVALGGITLGGAMTASTLAGRRFLAELRSRRAEVEGKLALGATMQQATGDLVRVAVGEALVPALDQTRTTGLVTLPGAFVGALFGGASPLAAARFQLVVLVGLLAAESVAAVVLLRLLAAVPFLPMSTTEP